The stretch of DNA GCCGTTCCCCAGGCATTACCAGCGCCGAATTGGTATGGCGCCTGCGCGATGTAGGCTTCAATGTCAGCAAACGCACGGTGGAGCGGGACCTCAACGAGCTGTCGCTGATCTTTCCGCTGGATCGCAATGACAAGAGCATTCCGTTTGGTTGGCACTGGTCGGCGAACATTGCAGGCGAGTTGCGAGGGAATTTCGATCTGCAGGGATATTTGCGCGGTGATTCGCTTCAGCCGGCGCAGGGTGAAGGCTTCGAGATACAGGCCTGGGTCAGCGACCCATTGGCCAAGCAGTTGCGTGAAGCGCCGTTGAGCGTGGACATGCAATTGACGGCACTGGACCAGGGGCATCGATTGCGGGCCACCGTGGAAGATGGCGGGCCGTTGCGCTGGTGGGTGCTGAGCCAAGGGGAAGGCCTGGTGGTCGAAGAACCGCAGGCACTGCGCGAAGAGATCGCCAGGACCTTGAGTAATGCGGCAGCGCAGTACATGAATTAGTCGCCAGCACCGGCCTCTTCGCGGGTAAACCCGCTTGAGTCTTGGAGAGGGAATAGAATCTGAAGTGAGAGCGGGCTTGCCCGCGAAGTGGCCGGTTCAGGAAAAATACCGCTCCATTCAACTGGAAAAATTTAAAAGTCTCAGAATATTGTGAGAAACAAAAAATAAGATCGTAGAAGTCATTAGCCCTCCCCAAGAGATTAGTATCTTAATTCTAAAACCCCTTGGAAATCGCGATATTTCGGAAGCATCCGCAATTCCTCTGCGAACAAAGACCCCAGGCATCAAAAGCATGTTTGCGGCCAGACTGATACGCATCACTCTCCCTAGCAATCCCGCAGACGAGAAATTCAGCCGATTATCTCGCACATAACTGCACCCCGACAACTTCGATTCAACCACTTCAAGATACCGGCACGCCAGAAAAATCATAAAGCTCATACTGACCATCATCCAGAACAACAACATGGACATTCCTATTACTACGGCTGTCGACTTCATTCACCCCTCTTTTCACACACTGTCCTCCCAAGCGGGACAAATCAGCAACTCTGTTGCTCTCATCCTCCCGGCAAAGCTTCCTAGGACAGGGCACAATTGAACATCGCGCATAGTAATGCAGTCTACGCGCCCCTAAATGCATTCTTAAAAAGACCCGAGCGCGAGGAAAGCGGCTGAAGAAATACACATTGTGCACCAGAGTACTACCAGCAGCCTTTTCATAGATACCGGAAAGTTTCGCAATTGAGCCTCGTCAACCAACCCCTTTCGAACAAATAAATATGGAGTTGTCAGCAGTGTTGATATGGTGCAGATACGCATAATTTTACCTAAGAGACCTACGTGCAAATAAAGCCTCCTATTTCCCAATACAAAATCGCTCTTCGACAGCAGCCCTTCAATCTCATCAAGATGCCTTATGGCGACATATATTTGCACTAAAAATGCAACTATAGCCAAGAAGAAAAAACAAACCGCAACCACATTCATCTCAAATGTGTTCACGGCTGAATGTTCTCATAGAGAATTTCCCCAAGCCATTGACCACCCTCTTTACCTTTTTCGCCCCCCACCTTTCCACCTACTACTCCACCTGCCACCGCGCACGCTAATGCACCAGGCCCTCCAGTAGGTATTCCGAATGCTACAGCGCATGCAAGGGTGCCTGCGGCACCTCCGACAGCCCCCATTATGGTGCTTCCACTCAAGCCTCCAACTAAACCACTTCCCTCTACATACTTGGCCTTTCTACATTCCTCTTCTCGGCCAATGGTGCATGCCTTATGAATAGACAGCCCTGTCGCTGCCACATCTAATGCGACTCCAATGTAGGCCCCTTTCTTGATCAGACTCGCAGCCCTCGCCACTCCCGTTACCTTCTCGGCATACCCGGTAATTTCCCCGGTACTCAGATAGCGTTTAGTGGAAAGCTGCAGCATCCGCTTGATCGATCCCTGATTTCGTAGACCAGAGCCGTAAGCGGCAGTCTTCCCAATCTGCTCATCCAATACCCTGAACAGCGCCGCCCGCTTGGCATAGAACTCTTCCCTCGCCCTGAACGCACCACCACTCATATGCTCGCGGTGCAATTGCTCAATCTGCTCCAGCGTCTTCTTGATGGAAGCCAAATGCCTGGCCCAGCCATCGCTTGCGGCCCCGGCCCCCGTCGCAGCGTGTGCCAGCAGACTCTGCAGCATCTCAAAGTTATCCAGCATGAACCCATCGACACCCCCGCCGTTGAATACGATATCGCGGTGAATACCTGCCGCCTTGCCCATGAGAAAGGCTTCATGGCTGGTACAGGAGGGCGTGGAGGGATCACCGACGATCACCAGTTCGCCAGCAAAGACGACCGTGTTGACGATATGCGCATTGAGCACATCGAACTTGGCCTGCTGATTGGCGTTCATCGGCGTGCCGTTCTTCAGGGTCGCGTAGTTCTGCGCCTTGGGATTTATAAAGCTGCGTGCCTCGGACATGGTCGTTCCTCACGCAAACTTCTTGTTGGCAATCCGGTCCCAACCACCGGTGACACTGCCGCCAGCACCACCATCAGCGCGCTGCTGCCGGGTGTACGTGGTCTTGATGCGACCGTAGTTGAGCTGGATGATTTCAGTCGGCACGCCGGCATGCACGCTATGTAGATAGTCGGCAATGATCACTTCTTCGAGCACCACTTCGTAGTACTTCAGCTTGTCACCACCGGCGCGGCAAACGACCAGCCTGACTTCTTTCAGGTGCTGCCCGGCGCAACTGGCTTCAAGCAGTTTGCAGCTGGCATTGTCCAGGTATTTGGTGAAGGTCAGGTTGCTCAGGGTGGTGCGCCCGGAGGTGGCGCCCCCTGCGGAACTTGCGGTAGCAGAGGTGCTTTGGCTGGTGCCGAACGTGTAGCCGAGGATCTCGATCCAGTGCTTGTATTGCTCGTCTTGCGATTCGCCAGCGATTTCCGCGATTTGTATGAAAGCGTCGAAAGCCATGATTACTGTTCCTTGTAAACGAATGAGTGGAACAGGCTAGGTGCGAGGAAAGATAACCGCAACGGTTCTCTGGAGATCGATACTTAATTCAGAATTTTCCTACAACTTTTACGACAAGTTAGCTTGCGGATGTATGAGAGTTTTTCAAAGCAAGGGCCATGGCCCACAGCATATGTATTGGTCGCCTGTGCCGACCTCTTCGCGGGTAAACCCGCTCCCACAGAGATCGCGCAGGCCCTGAATGCTGCGCAGCACCTGTGGGAGCGGGTTTACCCGCGAAGAGGCCGGCACAGGAAAATCAACGTTGCATGCCCCACCGCCGAACGGTCAACCGCTCCAGGGTATTGAACACCAACCCCTCGACCAGCAGACCAATCAGGATCACCACCGCCAGCCCGGCAAACACCTTGTCGGTGTACAGCTCATTGCGGTTCTGGAAGATGTACCAGCCCAGCCCGCCCTTGCCGCTGCTGGCGCCGAACACCAACTCGGCGGCAATCAGCGTGCGCCAAGCGAACGCCCAGCCGATCTTCAGCCCCGAGAGGATCGACGGCAACGCCGCCGGCACCAGGATGTGCAGGACCAGGCGCAGCCCTTTCAGGCCGTAATTGCGCCCGGCCATGCGCAAGGTCTCCGAAACCCCAAGAAAGCCTGCATAGGTATTCAGCGCCAGCGCCCACAATACCGAATGCACCAGCACGAAGATCAGGCTGTTGTCGCCCAGCCCAAACCACAGCAACGCCAGCGGCAGCAGGGCGATTGCCGGCAGCGGGTTGAACATCGAGGTCAGGGTGCCCAGCAGATCACGACCGAGCTGGGTCGACACCGCCAGGCTGGTAAGGCCAAAGGCCAGAACGATCCCCAGCAGGTAGCCTTTGAGCAGAATAACCAGCGACACGCCGACCTTGGCCGGCAGTTCGCCGCTGAGCAGGCCGTCCCACAGCGCGGCGGCAGTCTGCAGGAAGGTCGGCAGCAGCAGGTCGTTGCCCTGGTAGCGGGCGATCGCTTCCCACAAGGCTGCGATCACCACCAGGATCACGGCCTTGCGCAGCCAGCCGTGCTGCCACAAGCGCTGGGCCAACGGTAAGTTGCGTTCCACGGGCACACTGAGCAAAGGCTGCAGCTGCACCTCGTATTCCTGGCGTACAGGTGTAGGGGTCATGGCTGAAGCTCCTGTCAGTAGGCGATGCGGATGTCGTTGAAGCCCAGGTCATCGGCCTGTGCAGGCACTTCGGCCTCGTCGAACAGCAAGCGATGGATGCGCCGTGCACTAGCCTGAAAGTCTGCAGCGCCGAGGCTACCGAGGTCGTACTGGTGGCTGTGCACCTCTGCGCGCACCCGGCCCGGGTGGGGCGACAGCAGCAGGATGCGGTTGCCGACCACCAGCGCCTCCTCGATGGAGTGGGTGACGAACAGCAAGGTGAAGCGCACTTCTTCCCACAGCAGCAGCAGTTCTTCCTGCATCTTGCGCCGGGTCAGCGCATCGAGTGCGGCGAACGGCTCGTCCATCAGCAGGATCTTCGGCTGGGTCGCCAGCGCCCGGGCAATCGCCACGCGCGCCTTCATCCCGCCCGACAGCATGTGCGGGTAGACATCGGCAAAGACGGCCAGGCCGACCTTGTCCAGATAATGCAGGGCCCGCTCCTCGGCCTCGGCGCGCTTTAGCTGGCCAGACACCAACAGCGGGAACATGACGTTCTCTTTCACCGTTTTCCAGGGCGGCAGCTGGTCGAACTCCTGGAACACTACGATGCGGTCAGGGCCGGGGCCTTTGACCGGCTGGCCCTGCAGCAGAATCTGCCCTTCCCGGGGGTTGATGAAACCGGCCACGGCCTTGAGCAAGGTGGATTTGCCGCAGCCCGATGGGCCAAGCAGGACGAAACGGTCGGCACGGTCGACTTCGAAGCTGACCTGATGGGTGGCCCGCACCACGCGCTGCGCGGTGCGGTATTCGAGGCTCAGGTTGTCCACCTGGAGCAACGGCGGTGTAGCGACACGGCTCAGGTTGCTGGCCGTGCGGCCTGGCAATGGGGCGGTCATGGTCGGTCAGCTCCCTTGCAACGGGCGTTCATCCTGGAAGAAGTAGTCCTTCCACGACTCCGGCTTGTGCTTGATGGCGCCTACCCGATACATGAACTCGGCCAGTTTGTAGGTGTTCTTTGGCGTGACGGTGAACTCGTACTGCGGGTTGTCGATCAGTTTGATCAGCGCTTCGCGGTCGATCTTGGCCTTGGTCACGCGGATGTAGGTATCTGCCGCAGCGGCCTTGTCCTTCTGGGCGAAATCCGCCGCTTCGGCCAGGGCGTCGACGAAGGCCTTGTAGGTCTTGGGGTTGTCCTTGCGGAATTTCTCGGTGGCGAACAGCAGGGTCGGCGAGTTGGGGCCGAGCAGGTCATAGCTGTTGAGCACCACGTGCACGTCCTTGTTGGCCAGTGCCTGGTCCTGGAACGGCGGGTTGGAGAAATGCCCGTTCAGTTCAGTACCGCCGGCCAGCAGCGCGGCAGTGGCATCCGGGTGCGGCACGGCCAAGGTGTACTTGTCGAGGCGGTTGTATTCCTTGTCGCCCCACTGCTGGGCGGCGGCGTACTGCAGGAAGCGCGACTGCACCGAAACACCCACCGCAGGCACGGCAATGCGGTCCTTTTCGGAAATATCGGCGATGGTCTTCACGTTAGGGTTGCTGCTGACCAGGTAGTACGGAAAGTTGCCCAACGAGGCCACGGCCTTGACGTTCTGCCGGTCCTTGGTGCGGTCCCAAACGGTCAGCAGCGGGCCGACACCCGCGCCGGCGATATCCACCGAGCCGGACAGCAGCGCGTCGTTGATCGCCGAGCCGCCGGACAGCTGGGCCCAGTCGACTTCGATGTCGATGCCCTGCTCCTTGCCATGCTTCTCGATCAAGTGCTGGTCACGCACCACGTTGAGCAGCAGGTAGACGATGCCGAACTGTTCGGCGATGCGGATCTTGCCTTCGGCTTGCGCCACGGCAGGGGCCGTCAGGCTTCCGACAACCAGGCTAGCGCCCAGGCCGATACTTGCCGCCAGGCGGCTGATGGATTTACGCATGATGAATTCCTCAGTCGTCAGAACGGGGCATCGCCCTGGATGGTGGTGCGGAACAGCTTGCGCCGCAGGTGCGCGGGGCAACCGGTGGCCAGGTGGATCAGCGAACGGTTGTCCCAGAACACCAGGTCGTGGGGCTGCCACTGATGGCGATAGATGTTTTGCTCAAGCACGCTCAGCGCGTATAGCTGCTGCAGCACGTCGCGGCTTTCATCGTCCGGCAGGCCAACGATGCGGGTGGTGAAGCCTTCACTGACGAACAGTGCCTTACGGCCGTTTTCCGGGTGGGTACGCACTACTGGGTGGATGACTTCCTTGACCTGCGCCAGTTGCTCGGCCGTCAGGGTCGGGCGCCAGTTGCCTTCGAACTTGGTTTCAGCGTAACGGGCGGTGTAGGAGTGAGCGGCACTGCGGCCCTCGACCACCTTGCGCAGGGCTTCGGGCACGGCGTCCCAGGCTTTGTGCATGTCGGCGAACAGGGTGTCGCCCCCTTCGCTTGGCAACTCCTGGGCGTGCAGCATGGAGCCGAGGCTTGGCAGTTCCTTGTACGACAGGTCCGAATGCCAGAACTTGCCGGCATCGCCCAGGCCGATGTTCTGGCCATGTTCGATGATGTTGGAGACGATCAGGATTTCCGGGTGGCCGGCGAGCAGGAACTGCTTGAGCACATGGATCTGCAACTCGCCAAAGCGGCGGCTGAAGGTGATCTGCTGTTCCGGGCTGATGCGCTGGTCACGGAACACCAGCACATGGTGGTCGAGGTGGGCGCGATGAATACGGGTGAAATCCTCGGTGGTGACCGGCTTGGCCAGGTCCAGGCCAATGATCTCGGCGCCGACGGCACCGGAGAACGGGCGGATTTCGAAGGTTTGCGGCTGGGCGCTGTCGATGGACGACAAGGCGTTCGAGGCGGCTGGCATGTTTCACTCCCACGCAGTGCGCGACTTCAATGGCGCGCAACGATCAGAAACGCACGGGGATTACCCGTGTGGGTTCAAGTCGTGCGGCGCATCGATTGATCGACGGGTACGCAGTGGCAGTGACTATAAATGCATAAGAAAAATAATTTAAATATCTTTAACGCATAACCATATGAGCGACAGCCGCTCAGATAAGGCCGTGATCCGTCTCGTCCTGAATAAGGTTGCTCAAGCCCCCCAGCGCCTTGCGCGCGCTCGAGCGATTGAGCAGCTTGGCCTGGGCGCCGGCCGGCAGGTCAGTGATGCTGAGAACGCCCTTGGTGGTAAGCACATCGATCAGGTCTTCCAGCACGCGAATCATGTCCAGGTCGCTCTGCTTGAGCTGGCGCAGGCTGTTTTCCACCACATCGTCAGCGAACCAGTGCTGGACCTCGGCATGGTCGGCGGTGAGGACTTCCGTGTGCCCGGGGAAGGGGCTGGGCTCGACACGCTGCAGGCGGCCTTCGGGGTCACGTTGTACGTAGATCAGGGCGTTGTCCAGCGTCACGAGGGTACCTTCCGGGTGATTGCGCGATGAAATGGCAGGCGAGTATGCGCCTGCCCACCAGTCGCAGGGAAGCGCCACCCCGTGGATCGAAGGGCTTCGACAGCGGCAGTCACCTGCCGCTGTCGGGGCCAGCATCAGTTGTTGTGGTTGTCGATCTTGATCAGCGGATCAGCACCACCGACCAGCGAGTTGATCGTGGCACTCGACCAGTTGACCCCCTGCAGGGTGATAGTGGTGTCGACATGGTTGGCACCATCGGTCGCGTTCAGCTCACCTTTGCTGCTCACCTGCAGAACAGTATCGCCATTGACGGTGGAGACCTTCAGGTAATCGGTGATGTTGCTGCCCTTCTCGCCCTGCAGCAGGTCGCTGAGGTCGAGGCGATCGCCTTCGGACGCCTTGAAGTCGGTGACGATATCGTTTCCGGTATGCCCTGCCTTCCAGACGAACAGGTCAGCGCCGCTGCCACCGGTAAGGGTGTCGTTGCCCTTGCCGCCGGTCAGGGTGTCGTCGCCGGCGCCGCCGAAGATGATGTCGTTGCCATCCGTGCCCAGCAGGTTGTCTTTGCCGCTGGTCCAGGCTGGGGTGGTCGACGCGCTGGCACCTGGGCCGGACGCGGTGAGCGTCACGTACAGGTGCGCAGTGTCGGTGTCACCGTCCGGCTGAGTCAGCTTGTACTCGAACGAGTCGACGTGGCCGGCGTTGTCCTTGCTGGCGATCGGCTGGTAGCTGTACGAACCATCCTTGTTGATGGTCAGGTCGCCATACAGGCCGGTGACCTTCATGCCCGCAGTGACATCCACCCAGCTGCCATTGACCTTGATCGACAGGGTCG from Pseudomonas putida encodes:
- a CDS encoding tryptophan synthase subunit beta is translated as MIYVQRDPEGRLQRVEPSPFPGHTEVLTADHAEVQHWFADDVVENSLRQLKQSDLDMIRVLEDLIDVLTTKGVLSITDLPAGAQAKLLNRSSARKALGGLSNLIQDETDHGLI
- a CDS encoding TauD/TfdA dioxygenase family protein; translated protein: MPAASNALSSIDSAQPQTFEIRPFSGAVGAEIIGLDLAKPVTTEDFTRIHRAHLDHHVLVFRDQRISPEQQITFSRRFGELQIHVLKQFLLAGHPEILIVSNIIEHGQNIGLGDAGKFWHSDLSYKELPSLGSMLHAQELPSEGGDTLFADMHKAWDAVPEALRKVVEGRSAAHSYTARYAETKFEGNWRPTLTAEQLAQVKEVIHPVVRTHPENGRKALFVSEGFTTRIVGLPDDESRDVLQQLYALSVLEQNIYRHQWQPHDLVFWDNRSLIHLATGCPAHLRRKLFRTTIQGDAPF
- a CDS encoding Hcp family type VI secretion system effector, whose translation is MAFDAFIQIAEIAGESQDEQYKHWIEILGYTFGTSQSTSATASSAGGATSGRTTLSNLTFTKYLDNASCKLLEASCAGQHLKEVRLVVCRAGGDKLKYYEVVLEEVIIADYLHSVHAGVPTEIIQLNYGRIKTTYTRQQRADGGAGGSVTGGWDRIANKKFA
- a CDS encoding WYL domain-containing protein, translated to MPFATTRATLSRQWALLRQLPSRSPGITSAELVWRLRDVGFNVSKRTVERDLNELSLIFPLDRNDKSIPFGWHWSANIAGELRGNFDLQGYLRGDSLQPAQGEGFEIQAWVSDPLAKQLREAPLSVDMQLTALDQGHRLRATVEDGGPLRWWVLSQGEGLVVEEPQALREEIARTLSNAAAQYMN
- a CDS encoding ABC transporter substrate-binding protein, which codes for MRKSISRLAASIGLGASLVVGSLTAPAVAQAEGKIRIAEQFGIVYLLLNVVRDQHLIEKHGKEQGIDIEVDWAQLSGGSAINDALLSGSVDIAGAGVGPLLTVWDRTKDRQNVKAVASLGNFPYYLVSSNPNVKTIADISEKDRIAVPAVGVSVQSRFLQYAAAQQWGDKEYNRLDKYTLAVPHPDATAALLAGGTELNGHFSNPPFQDQALANKDVHVVLNSYDLLGPNSPTLLFATEKFRKDNPKTYKAFVDALAEAADFAQKDKAAAADTYIRVTKAKIDREALIKLIDNPQYEFTVTPKNTYKLAEFMYRVGAIKHKPESWKDYFFQDERPLQGS
- a CDS encoding ABC transporter permease, with amino-acid sequence MTPTPVRQEYEVQLQPLLSVPVERNLPLAQRLWQHGWLRKAVILVVIAALWEAIARYQGNDLLLPTFLQTAAALWDGLLSGELPAKVGVSLVILLKGYLLGIVLAFGLTSLAVSTQLGRDLLGTLTSMFNPLPAIALLPLALLWFGLGDNSLIFVLVHSVLWALALNTYAGFLGVSETLRMAGRNYGLKGLRLVLHILVPAALPSILSGLKIGWAFAWRTLIAAELVFGASSGKGGLGWYIFQNRNELYTDKVFAGLAVVILIGLLVEGLVFNTLERLTVRRWGMQR
- a CDS encoding ABC transporter ATP-binding protein, translating into MTAPLPGRTASNLSRVATPPLLQVDNLSLEYRTAQRVVRATHQVSFEVDRADRFVLLGPSGCGKSTLLKAVAGFINPREGQILLQGQPVKGPGPDRIVVFQEFDQLPPWKTVKENVMFPLLVSGQLKRAEAEERALHYLDKVGLAVFADVYPHMLSGGMKARVAIARALATQPKILLMDEPFAALDALTRRKMQEELLLLWEEVRFTLLFVTHSIEEALVVGNRILLLSPHPGRVRAEVHSHQYDLGSLGAADFQASARRIHRLLFDEAEVPAQADDLGFNDIRIAY